The Syngnathus acus chromosome 3, fSynAcu1.2, whole genome shotgun sequence genome includes a window with the following:
- the LOC119120255 gene encoding zinc finger protein OZF-like → MWTRKTEDCKEELSGTKEENDPQRLRRQPRDVIQSADAIEDVCPDRHEQEDLHIKEEEEEESLGVKEEEEDELHYNKEVEEDPHSPSIKEEEEEDIVNLPLTVVFLESDHDDEGLSEKNRGVTLRSSRNKQHMTIEGDEDHCRGSRADSLFAPLSDSDDMSSHSTEDVDDDNDDDYEDQEEEEEEEEEEEYLKTYMTCPSDKKHWKCSECGKILSTKRVLKEHMRIHTGEKPFACSVCAQRFSFRENLKIHTRTHTEEKPFECSFCGKRFTQKTNLKKHTRTHTEEKPFVCPVCGKKFTQKSNLTTHTRTHTGEKPFACLLCGQRFSVRGNLRRHTRTHTGEKPFVCSVCDQSFSTKPNLTRHTRTHTEEKPFACSFCDERFNLQTSLITHTKTHTGQKTFACLVCDKRFSVRGNLTRHARTHTGEKPFACSVCGQRMSTKANLTTHTRKHTGEKPFSCSVCDKRFLSKAYVTRHKCTGENSSDH, encoded by the exons ATGTGGACAAGAAAGACGGAGGACTGTAAGGAGGAACTTTCTGgaacaaaagaggaaaacGACCCACAACGTCTACGAAGGCAGCCTCGAGATGTCATCCAAAGTGCAG ACGCCATAGAAGATGTTTGTCCTGATCGACATGAACAAGAGGACCTGCACattaaagaggaggaggaggaagagtccCTCGGCgttaaagaggaagaggaagatgagcTCCACTACAATAAAGAGGTGGAAGAGGACCCGCATAGCCCCTCCAtcaaagaagaggaggaggaagacatTGTCAATTTGCCATTGACTGTTGTCTTTTTGGAGAGTGATCATGATGACGAAGGTCTAAGTGAGAAGAACAGGGGAGTGACACTTCGAAGCAGCCGCAACAAGCAACACATGACAATAGAAGGTGATGAAGACCACTGCAGAGGATCACGAGCCGACAGCCTCTTTGCTCCACTATCAGATAGTGACGACATGTCCTCACACTCTACGGAAGatgttgatgatgataatgacgaTGACTATGAAGatcaggaagaggaggaggaggaggaggaggaggaagaataCTTAAAAACTTATATGACATGTCcaagtgacaaaaaacactGGAAATGTTCAGAGTGTGGGAAAATATTAAGTACCAAGCGGGTTTTGAAAGAACACATGAGAATCcacactggagagaaaccttttgcctgctcagtttgtgcgCAACGATTTTCTTTTCGGGAAAacttaaaaatacacacaagaacacacactgagGAGAAACCTTTTGAGTGCTCATTTTGTGGTAAAAGATTTACTCAAaagacaaatttaaaaaaacacacaagaacacacacagaggaGAAACCTTTTGTTTGCCCTGTTTGTGGTAAGAAATTTACACAGAAGTCAAATTTAACAAcgcacacaagaacacacactggagaAAAACCTTTTGCCTGCTTGCTTTGTGGTCAACGATTCTCTGTCAGGGGGAACTTGAGAAGAcatacaagaacacacaccggagagaaaccttttgtCTGCTCGGTTTGTGACCAAAGTTTCTCTACAAAGCCAAATTTAACaagacacacaagaacacacacggAGGAGAAACCTTTCGCCTGCTCATTTTGTGATGAAAGATTCAATTTACAGACCAGTTTAATCACGCACACTAAAACGCACACtggacaaaaaacatttgcctgCTTGGTTTGCGATAAAAGATTTTCCGTGAGGGGAAACTTAACAAGACACGCAAGAACGCATACTGGCGAGAAACCCTttgcctgctcagtttgtggtcaaAGAATGTCAACAAAGGCAAATTTGACAACACACACGAGAAAACACACTGGGGAGAAACCATTTAGTTGCAGTGTCTGTGATAAAAGATTCTTAAGTAAGGCTTATGTTACCAGACATAAGTGTACTGGTGAGAACAGCAGTGATCATTGA
- the LOC119120240 gene encoding uncharacterized protein LOC119120240 gives MHSGPRRGDVPIRKPSLPTMFSVVVLLLAAVSSAKCEQLTQPADLTLRSGEEMNIACQVSYSLRNYYTGWVRQPAGKGLEWIGTRRDGSGYYYRKESLKTKFSIELNPSSQTVTLNGKNMQPEDSAVYYCARGTYFVDWGQGTRVTVTSGTPIRPSVFPLIQCGSGDTFSLGCLATGFSPSPLTFSWSKDGTVLTDVIQYPSVDNNRIYTGVSRIQVRRADWENQAKFRCVAKHSAADVEVIFDKPEVPAATTAPPDVTPEMTLYPLWEDKSGAPKVKLLCLISGAFPITTSVQWLRDDRKVAAAQTGTFQPAVAGAKTFTLISKMEPSEREWKSGSNFTCRWIGGKEEMQRSISICETQANGAPSIHVEPPSFKAVMTEGSPPEAVCRVRTALAAAVTLLAEGAGATLEQAGRRRNASHMVSVLTLSPDQWKQIKWLTCKVEHRCFSDIKERVPVPESAVVKAPSVVVRRSLADLQTEDGAVFECHVTPLDPVDLYVSLQADGVDVSDKRFVALSDAPSGHSISPPFSLPKSLTKEDARLTCKVNQGFSGVFKSKPLDGIFAEPSVELFLVTGQESKTQRLLCSGWGFKPQITWLSGSEKRPPSRTSDFSMSADGRVAVASQLDVDREEWQSGKLFTCQVSDAWLERTSTSAVNFCSAIPSRAQKVAVYVQGPPLTESPQSHHVDVTCLLVGVHLEHFSISWKVDGKEYLHNSHTETPSVHDNGTETLRSSLRVLTSDWEAYKQVSCQGTHKCSKRGYQAHVSKSKDWSRPTVRIVPPSMSELTASGDLPLTCLVSGFSPDDKIVYWEKDGQRVPPGSYANGPSWKYRSAFSMSSTLTVSKSEDRGSAYSCRVRHESSKTPFGSTIEDVFAAVTPSRPSAILLRGSGELVCLVFGFSPPAIDVSWFLDDADELSYSNTSQPSRGPDGKFSLRSRLRLTPVDLLPGAVHTCRVTHATLTLNLNITNPVILPDCNVLDDIADAVVNQDINVESWYMSATFLVLFLISSIYGVLATLVKTK, from the exons ATGCACTCAGGCCCTCGCAGAGGAGACGTTCCCATCAGGAAACCTTCACTTCCAACCATGTTCAGTGTagttgtgctgctgctggccgCTGTTTCCA GTGCCAAGTGTGAACAGTTGACCCAGCCGGCCGATCTGACTCTGCGGTCTGGTGAGGAGATGAACATCGCCTGTCAGGTGTCTTATAGTTTGCGCAACTACTACACTGGTTGGGTCAGGCAGCCTGCTGGGAAAGGACTGGAATGGATCGGGACCAGAAGGGACGGATCTGGTTATTATTACCGCAAGGAGTCCCTGAAAACCAAGTTCAGTATTGAACTAAACCCGTCCAGCCAAACAGTAACCCTAAACGGAAAGAATATGCAGCCCGAAGACTCGGCTGTGTATTATTGCGCCAGAG GTACATACTTCGTCGACTGGGGCCAAGGAACCCGAGTCACTGTTACATCTG GTACACCGATCAGACCGAGCGTCTTTCCTCTGATCCAATGTGGCTCCGGAGACACGTTTAGTCTGGGCTGTCTGGCCACCGGCTTCTCACCCTCTCCACTGACCTTCTCGTGGAGCAAAGACGGAACCGTCTTGACTGATGTCATCCAGTATCCTTCAGTAGACAACAACAGAATCTATACGGGAGTCAGTCGAATCCAAGTGAGGAGAGCCGACTGGGAGAACCAGGCCAAATTTCGATGCGTTGCCAAACATTCAGCGGCGGATGTTGAAGTGATATTCGACAAACCAGAag TTCCGGCAGCGACGACCGCGCCTCCGGACGTCACTCCAGAAATGACATTATATCCGCTATGGGAGGATAAATCGGGAGCCCCCAAGGTCAAACTTTTGTGCCTCATCAGCGGCGCCTTTCCAATCACGACGAGCGTCCAGTGGCTACGGGACGACCGAAAGGTAGCTGCCGCCCAGACCGGGACCTTTCAGCCTGCGGTGGCAGGAGCCAAAACCTTCACCCTCATCAGCAAGATGGAGCCCAGCGAGAGAGAGTGGAAAAGCGGCTCTAATTTTACGTGCAGGTGGATCGGAGGCAAGGAAGAAATGCAAAGGTCCATCAGCATTTGTGAAA CTCAGGCAAACGGCGCTCCTTCCATTCACGTGGAGCCTCCCAGCTTCAAAGCCGTGATGACGGAAGGATCCCCACCCGAAGCGGTTTGTCGGGTTCGCACCGCGTTGGCTGCCGCCGTCACCTTGCTGGCGGAGGGCGCCGGCGCCACTCTTGAGCAGGCCGGCCGGCGGCGCAACGCGTCTCACATGGTCAGCGTTCTGACACTATCGCCAGATCAGTGGAAACAAATAAAGTGGCTCACATGTAAAGTGGAGCACCGCTGCTTCTCGGACATCAAGGAGAGAGTCCCTGTCCCAG agTCGGCGGTCGTCAAGGCTCCGTCGGTGGTCGTCAGGCGATCGCTTGCCGATTTGCAGACGGAAGACGGGGCTGTGTTTGAATGCCACGTCACGCCACTCGACCCCGTCGACCTCTACGTCAGCCTACAGGCTGACGGCGTGGATGTTTCCGACAAACGCTTCGTCGCCCTCTCCGACGCCCCCAGCGGCCATTCCATCAGTCCGCCTTTCAGTTTGCCCAAGTCTTTGACCAAGGAGGACGCACGTTTGACCTGTAAGGTGAATCAAGGCTTCTCAGGCGTCTTCAAGTCAAAGCCCTTGGACGGCATTTTCG CGGAACCGTCGGTGGAGCTCTTCCTGGTCACGGGTCAAGAGTCAAAAACTCAGCGACTCCTTTGCTCTGGATGGGGCTTCAAGCCTCAGATCACGTGGTTGAGCGGATCTGAGAAAAGACCTCCGTCGAGGACCTCCGACTTCAGCATGAGTGCGGATGGACGCGTGGCTGTTGCCAGTCAACTGGACGTCGACCGAGAAGAGTGGCAAAGTGGCAAACTCTTCACTTGTCAAGTGTCGGACGCGTGGCTGGAGAGAACTTCCACAAGTGCCGTCAATTTCTGCTCAG CCATCCCATCACGGGCTCAAAAGGTCGCAGTGTACGTTCAAGGACCGCCGCTCACAGAGTCGCCGCAGAGCCATCACGTGGACGTCACGTGCCTTTTGGTCGGCGTTCATCTTGAGCATTTCTCCATCTCCTGGAAAGTAGATGGGAAGGAATATCTGCACAATTCCCACACGGAGACGCCGAGCGTTCACGACAACGGCACCGAGACGCTTCGGAGCTCCCTCAGGGTGTTAACCAGTGACTGGGAGGCATATAAACAAGTTTCCTGCCAGGGGACGCACAAGTGCTCCAAGCGGGGCTACCAGGCCCACGTGAGCAAAAGCAAAG ACTGGAGTCGGCCGACAGTGCGCATCGTCCCGCCGAGCATGTCCGAGCTGACCGCCTCCGGTGACCTCCCGCTGACTTGCCTGGTTTCTGGATTTTCCCCAGATGACAAAATAGTGTACTGGGAGAAAGATGGCCAACGAGTGCCACCGGGTTCGTACGCGAACGGCCCGTCGTGGAAATACCGAAGCGCTTTTTCAATGAGCAGCACGCTAACAGTATCCAAGAGTGAAGATCGGGGATCCGCTTATTCTTGTCGGGTCAGACACGAGTCGTCAAAAACACCTTTTGGGAGCACGATTGAGGATGTCTTTG CCGCGGTGACCCCCAGCCGACCGTCCGCCATCTTGCTGCGGGGTTCGGGCGAACTGGTGTGCCTGGTCTTCGGCTTCAGTCCGCCGGCCATCGACGTCTCCTGGTTTCTCGATGACGCCGACGAGCTGTCGTACTCCAACACCAGTCAACCCAGCAGAGGCCCAGACGGGAAATTCAGCCTCCGGAGCCGCCTACGTTTGACCCCAGTCGACCTGTTACCCGGCGCCGTCCACACCTGTCGGGTGACCCATGCCACCCTCACGCTGAACTTGAACATAACAAATCCAG TGATTTTGCCAGATTGCAACGTATTGGACGACATTGCCGATGCGGTTGTCAATCAAGATATCAATGTGGAAAGTTGGTACATGTCCGCCACGTTCCTCGTGCTTTTCCTCATCTCCAGCATCTACGGCGTCTTGGCCACACTGGTTAAG ACGAAATAA